Within Gammaproteobacteria bacterium, the genomic segment AGGGCATTACCCGATAATGAAGGCTTAATATTGTAGTTTTATTTTAATTATTTTTTATACAGCATCTTACGGGACGCCATCTAAGCCCTGCTCACTTGCCTGTGCCCGTCATTTAATGGCGAAGGTATTGCTCTAAGATATGCAATATCGCAGTCAGCACTGTAAAATTGGTAAATTGTACATTTTCACACTAGCGTATGAGGTAACAGTTTAATTTTTCAAACTACACAAGTGGCTACCTATATATAAATCATTGATTATTATTATAAATAGACACTATATCTTAACGTAACAGATTGGGAGACGGGCCGAAAGGCTCCGTCACTAGGCTCGTAAGGGCTGACAGCCGGGAAAGACCGGCTTTTTGACTGACGGTTTTTCCCGCTAAAACCGTCCCCTTTCCTCCCCATGGCTTAAAGCTAGGGGTATCTCGGGGACAATGATGACAACCAACATTACTTTTGAATCACCGGGATCGATTATTAACCTGGAGGCGGAAATTACGCCAACACTCACGGTCAATCGCAAAATTCTGGTTATTGACGATGACCAGGCGATTCTCGCCACTTACCGCAGCATCCTGCAACCACAGGCCAGCGGTGCCGAGTCGCTATTCAACTTGCTGGGAGAACATCAACTAGAGGTGCGGGAGAAATTCGAGGTAGTCACTGCGACGCAAGGACAACTAGGCGTGGAACGGGTACGCGACGCGCTTTCCCAAAATTCTCCATTCAGCGTAGTATTCGTCGACATGCGTATGCCTCCTGGCTGGGATGGACTGCGTACTGCGCAAGCGTTGCGCACTCTTGATCCCAACCTCTACATCGTAGTCGCCTCAGCTTACGCCGACTATACGGCGGATCAAATTCAGGCTGCATTAACCCGTGATGCGGTTCTGTTGCGCAAACCTTTCGGACGCGATGAGGTTTATCAACTTGCACGTACTCTCGCTCAAGGATGGAGCAATCGACGTTTTCTGCAAGATCTTAATCATGTCCTGGAGGCGCGGATCGCCGCGCATGCTGCAGAACGAAAACGCTATTTAGCGCTGGGGAATATGCTTGCAGAGGTCTCAGCCCGTTGCGCCATCATGCGCAATGAGTCCCTGGCCCAGAATCTTTCCTGGGTGCTAGAGTGGCTGGAACGAGTAATGATGGTTGAATACTGTTATTTGGCGACGTGGAAGGAAGACGAGTCAGGTATCGAAATTCATCAGTACCATGCAAGCGAGCATACGAAAAACGCCTTCCGCGACAACATTAAGGATCATATTATTTCGCTTCGCGCTTCGCTGGAAGCAGGCACCATGATCGCCGGCGTTCCCATGATCTCGAACTCAACAATAGTTATTGCACTGACCTGGAAACAAGGTACGCATGGGTTGCTAGGTTGCGAGGTTGTTGGACAGGAACGAAACTGGTCAGCCGAAGACGTAAATTTATTGACAACCGTTGCCTGCGTCGTTAGTCGCCTTTTTGAAAACGAGAACACCGCTACGGAATAATTCTACAATTTTAACCTAATCCTGATTAGGAGTTACACAGTTGAATTTGTAAC encodes:
- a CDS encoding hypothetical protein (Evidence 5 : Unknown function) is translated as MMTTNITFESPGSIINLEAEITPTLTVNRKILVIDDDQAILATYRSILQPQASGAESLFNLLGEHQLEVREKFEVVTATQGQLGVERVRDALSQNSPFSVVFVDMRMPPGWDGLRTAQALRTLDPNLYIVVASAYADYTADQIQAALTRDAVLLRKPFGRDEVYQLARTLAQGWSNRRFLQDLNHVLEARIAAHAAERKRYLALGNMLAEVSARCAIMRNESLAQNLSWVLEWLERVMMVEYCYLATWKEDESGIEIHQYHASEHTKNAFRDNIKDHIISLRASLEAGTMIAGVPMISNSTIVIALTWKQGTHGLLGCEVVGQERNWSAEDVNLLTTVACVVSRLFENENTATE